One genomic region from Natrinema caseinilyticum encodes:
- a CDS encoding pyruvoyl-dependent arginine decarboxylase, producing the protein MSTIRVVWGAASGPTAMASYDAALAEAGVENYNLVSVSSVIPAGVSVEAVGTAPDLGPAGERLTVVEARATTAGPGRVSAALAWSQSVDDGPGLFYETAGEMDRADVERRVREGLSAGQELREWRFADPQVAVESQQADSGRYTTAVVLAVYGDSEPIL; encoded by the coding sequence ATGAGCACGATTCGCGTCGTCTGGGGGGCCGCGTCGGGCCCCACGGCGATGGCCTCCTACGACGCCGCGCTCGCCGAAGCCGGCGTCGAGAACTACAACCTCGTCTCCGTCTCCTCCGTGATCCCAGCCGGTGTCTCCGTCGAGGCCGTCGGGACCGCACCGGACCTCGGTCCCGCCGGTGAACGACTGACGGTCGTCGAAGCGCGAGCGACCACCGCCGGGCCGGGACGGGTGAGCGCCGCGCTCGCCTGGTCCCAGTCCGTCGACGACGGGCCGGGATTGTTCTACGAGACCGCCGGCGAGATGGACCGCGCTGACGTCGAACGACGAGTTCGAGAGGGTCTGTCCGCGGGCCAGGAACTTCGCGAGTGGCGCTTCGCGGACCCGCAGGTCGCCGTCGAGAGTCAGCAGGCCGATTCGGGTCGATACACGACGGCAGTCGTCCTGGCAGTTTACGGCGACAGCGAGCCGATTCTCTAG
- a CDS encoding V-type ATP synthase subunit D: MANDVKPTRKNLMAIEDRIELSERGHGTLEKKRDGLIMEFMDILDKAQDVRGNLAEDYESAQQKINMARAMEGDVAVRGAAAALEEHPEITTESKNIMGVVVPQIESSRVTKSLDQRGYGIMGTSARIDEAAEAYEDLLQSIILAAEVETAMKKMLREIETTKRRVNALEFKLLPELYENQEYIEQKLEEQEREETFRLKKIKEKKEAEEREERESAPETEPEDEDETELEQAAADDD, from the coding sequence ATGGCCAACGACGTCAAGCCCACCCGCAAGAACTTGATGGCGATCGAGGATCGCATCGAGCTCTCCGAGCGGGGACACGGCACGCTCGAGAAGAAACGCGACGGGCTGATCATGGAGTTCATGGACATCCTGGACAAGGCCCAGGACGTCCGCGGCAACCTCGCGGAGGACTACGAGTCGGCCCAGCAGAAGATCAACATGGCACGGGCGATGGAGGGCGACGTCGCCGTTCGCGGTGCCGCGGCGGCGCTGGAAGAACACCCGGAAATCACGACCGAATCGAAGAACATCATGGGCGTCGTCGTCCCGCAGATCGAATCCTCGCGGGTCACCAAGAGCCTCGATCAGCGCGGCTACGGGATCATGGGCACCTCCGCCCGCATCGACGAAGCCGCGGAAGCATACGAGGACTTACTCCAGAGCATCATCCTCGCCGCCGAGGTGGAGACGGCAATGAAGAAGATGCTCCGCGAGATCGAGACGACCAAACGGCGGGTCAACGCCCTCGAGTTCAAACTCCTCCCGGAACTGTACGAGAACCAGGAGTACATCGAACAGAAGCTCGAAGAACAGGAGCGCGAGGAGACGTTCCGCCTGAAGAAGATCAAGGAGAAGAAGGAAGCCGAAGAGCGTGAAGAACGGGAATCCGCGCCAGAAACGGAGCCCGAAGACGAAGACGAGACGGAACTGGAACAAGCGGCTGCAGACGACGACTGA
- a CDS encoding long-chain-fatty-acid--CoA ligase — translation MHKPLLVPEFLDRARTHYGDDEAVVATTGERFTYDELGERADRFSAALEQRGIEKGDRVAVLDPNTHYHLEAAYGIMQLGAIHTPLNYRLTPNDFEYILSDAGVDAIYADHEYADRIEEIRDEVPTETFITNDSSALEGDWERFDEVLEDAGTEYDRPAMSEDEIITINYTSGTTGDPKGVCRTHRCETIHAYLLVAHQELTDDDVYLWTLPMFHANGWGHIFAVTGIGAKHVCTRGVDAGDIFEAVRSEDVSYMCGAPTVLNMLVEYYETNEPETTGDADVRLATAGSAPPEATIRTVEDEFGWYLKHVYGATETGPLITTSDARRRFDDDSDDRFRIKKRQGLSFLGTEIRVVDEDGTDVPRDDETLGEVVVRGNQIMEKYWEKPDATEEAFTDRVEGYYHTGDLATIDENGLIAIQDRKKDIIISGGENISSIELEDALFDHPDVADVAVIPAPSDEWGETPKAFVVPGSGDPDDPGVTEGDLEAFTREKLAGYKVVHRIEFVEELPTTATGKVQKYELRKEEWEDEERMVGQG, via the coding sequence ATGCACAAACCACTACTCGTACCGGAGTTCTTAGACCGGGCGCGGACCCACTACGGCGACGACGAGGCGGTCGTCGCCACCACGGGAGAACGATTCACGTACGACGAACTCGGCGAGCGCGCCGACCGGTTCTCGGCGGCGCTCGAGCAACGCGGCATCGAAAAAGGCGACCGAGTCGCTGTCCTCGACCCGAACACGCACTACCACCTCGAGGCGGCCTACGGGATCATGCAACTGGGCGCGATTCACACGCCGCTGAACTATCGCTTGACACCGAACGATTTCGAGTACATCCTCTCGGACGCGGGCGTCGACGCGATTTACGCGGATCACGAGTACGCCGACCGGATCGAGGAGATTCGCGACGAGGTGCCGACGGAGACGTTCATCACGAACGACTCGAGCGCCCTGGAGGGTGACTGGGAACGTTTCGACGAGGTTCTCGAGGACGCGGGAACGGAGTACGACCGGCCGGCGATGAGCGAGGACGAAATCATCACGATCAACTACACCTCGGGGACGACGGGCGATCCGAAGGGCGTCTGTCGCACCCACCGCTGCGAGACGATCCACGCCTACCTGCTGGTCGCCCACCAGGAGTTGACCGACGACGACGTCTACCTGTGGACGTTGCCGATGTTCCACGCGAACGGCTGGGGCCACATCTTCGCGGTGACCGGAATCGGCGCGAAACACGTCTGCACGCGCGGCGTGGATGCCGGGGACATCTTCGAAGCGGTGCGGTCGGAGGACGTCTCGTACATGTGCGGTGCCCCGACGGTGCTGAACATGTTGGTCGAATATTACGAAACGAACGAACCCGAGACGACCGGCGACGCGGACGTTCGACTGGCGACCGCCGGCAGCGCGCCGCCGGAAGCCACGATCAGAACCGTCGAAGACGAGTTCGGCTGGTACCTGAAACACGTCTACGGCGCGACCGAAACGGGGCCGCTGATCACGACCTCCGACGCGCGGCGACGGTTCGACGACGACAGCGACGACCGGTTTCGGATCAAGAAACGGCAGGGGCTGTCCTTCCTCGGCACCGAGATCCGGGTCGTCGACGAGGACGGAACCGACGTCCCGCGTGACGACGAGACCCTCGGCGAAGTCGTCGTCCGAGGCAACCAGATCATGGAGAAATACTGGGAGAAGCCCGACGCGACCGAGGAGGCCTTTACCGACCGCGTCGAGGGCTACTACCACACGGGCGACCTCGCGACGATCGACGAGAACGGCTTGATCGCCATTCAGGACCGCAAGAAAGACATCATCATCTCGGGCGGCGAGAACATCTCGAGCATCGAACTCGAGGACGCGCTGTTCGACCACCCGGACGTGGCGGACGTCGCGGTGATTCCGGCCCCGAGCGACGAGTGGGGCGAGACGCCGAAAGCGTTCGTCGTCCCCGGGTCCGGCGACCCCGACGATCCGGGGGTGACCGAGGGCGACCTCGAGGCGTTCACGCGCGAAAAGTTAGCGGGCTACAAGGTCGTCCACAGGATCGAGTTCGTCGAGGAACTGCCGACGACCGCGACGGGGAAGGTCCAGAAGTACGAACTCCGAAAGGAGGAGTGGGAGGACGAAGAGCGAATGGTCGGCCAGGGATAA
- the pepF gene encoding oligoendopeptidase F, which translates to MSSVPDRSEVDDEYTWNLESIYATDDDWESAYESVAERVDELEAYEGQVIDDAETLLAVLELRDEIMREVSTVVAYARMRRDEDTTDQHYQGLTARAQSLAAEAQSSASFIDPEIQELDREEFDSMVDAKPALETYDHYVDDVLRMKPHTRSAEVEALLADLSEVTGATGEVYNMLSNADMEFPTAEDSEGEAVEITQSNFTNLLKRPDRDFRERVYEAYFDEWESVRNTVASAYKNSVKADVKTARARNYDTAREAALDGPNVPVEVYDTLVDTVHDNLGKLHRHATLKQRALDVDELRMWDLYMPLTGDEGPDLEYEQATEYVVDALAPLGDEYQSRVADGLDSQWVDVFENVGKQSGAYSGGTYDTQPFILLNYQHDIASMYTLAHELGHSMHSELTKEEQPFIYSSYEIFVAEVASTVNEALLTNHLLETVDDPEFRKHVLNEFLERVRSTLYRQTLFAEFEHETHRLEEDGEPLTADRLDDVYRGLKEEYYEPAVVDDRISREWMRIPHFYRAFYVYQYATGISAALAIVDDVLERGRPAADDYLDFLQRGSREYPLELLRIAGVDMSSSEPIDRALETYGDRLDEFESLLD; encoded by the coding sequence ATGAGTTCCGTTCCTGACCGCTCCGAGGTAGACGATGAGTATACCTGGAACCTCGAGAGCATCTACGCGACGGACGACGACTGGGAGTCCGCCTACGAGTCCGTCGCCGAGCGCGTCGACGAACTCGAGGCCTACGAGGGGCAGGTCATCGACGACGCCGAGACCCTCCTCGCCGTCCTCGAGTTGCGCGACGAGATCATGCGCGAAGTGTCGACGGTCGTCGCCTACGCCCGGATGCGTCGTGACGAGGACACGACGGACCAACACTATCAGGGGCTGACCGCCCGCGCCCAGTCGCTCGCGGCCGAAGCCCAGTCTTCGGCCTCTTTCATCGATCCCGAAATACAGGAACTGGACCGCGAGGAGTTCGATTCGATGGTCGACGCGAAACCCGCCCTCGAGACGTACGACCACTACGTGGACGACGTCCTCCGGATGAAACCGCACACTCGCTCGGCGGAAGTCGAGGCGTTGCTCGCCGACCTGAGCGAAGTGACGGGTGCGACGGGTGAGGTGTACAACATGCTCTCGAACGCCGACATGGAGTTCCCGACCGCCGAGGACTCCGAGGGCGAAGCCGTCGAGATCACTCAGAGCAACTTCACGAACCTGCTCAAACGGCCCGACCGCGACTTCCGCGAGCGCGTTTACGAAGCGTACTTCGACGAGTGGGAATCGGTCCGCAACACCGTCGCCTCCGCCTACAAGAACAGCGTCAAAGCCGACGTGAAAACCGCTCGAGCGCGAAACTACGATACCGCTCGCGAAGCCGCCCTCGATGGCCCGAACGTCCCGGTCGAGGTCTACGACACCCTCGTCGACACGGTCCACGACAATCTCGGGAAACTTCACCGCCACGCAACACTGAAGCAACGAGCGTTAGACGTCGACGAACTTCGGATGTGGGATCTCTACATGCCATTGACCGGGGACGAAGGTCCCGACCTCGAGTACGAGCAGGCGACCGAGTACGTCGTCGACGCGCTCGCACCGTTGGGCGACGAGTACCAGTCTCGCGTCGCCGACGGGCTCGACTCTCAGTGGGTCGACGTCTTCGAGAACGTGGGGAAGCAATCCGGCGCCTACTCGGGCGGCACGTACGACACCCAGCCGTTCATCTTGCTCAATTATCAACACGACATCGCCTCGATGTACACGCTGGCCCACGAACTCGGCCACTCGATGCACTCCGAACTCACCAAGGAAGAACAGCCGTTCATCTACTCGAGCTACGAAATATTCGTCGCGGAGGTCGCAAGCACGGTCAACGAGGCCCTGCTCACGAACCACTTGCTCGAAACCGTCGACGATCCAGAGTTCCGAAAACACGTCCTCAACGAATTCTTGGAGCGCGTCCGTTCGACGCTGTACCGACAGACGCTCTTCGCCGAGTTCGAACACGAAACCCACCGACTCGAAGAGGACGGCGAACCGCTGACCGCCGACCGATTGGACGACGTGTACCGCGGCCTCAAAGAGGAGTATTACGAACCCGCCGTCGTCGACGACCGTATCTCCCGCGAGTGGATGCGGATCCCTCACTTTTACCGGGCGTTTTACGTCTACCAGTACGCGACCGGTATTTCCGCGGCACTGGCGATCGTCGACGACGTTCTCGAGCGCGGCCGACCGGCCGCGGACGACTACCTCGACTTCCTCCAGCGGGGGTCCAGGGAGTACCCGCTCGAACTCCTTCGGATCGCCGGCGTCGATATGAGTTCCTCGGAGCCGATCGACCGCGCGCTCGAAACCTACGGCGATCGTCTCGACGAATTCGAGTCGTTGCTCGACTGA
- a CDS encoding DUF5811 family protein, which translates to MNGNTPYAGLPGETGAGQRAAADVPDLSRAQKRLLHRDVSRIAARTREFLPNEYIVDSDVSTSLTGPQVTVAVRPPVGHPVSAGFTPDLEDAATEEVITADERDEVARGLAASAALQVKQAVSDNVRPTGK; encoded by the coding sequence ATGAACGGAAATACGCCGTACGCAGGTCTGCCGGGCGAGACTGGGGCTGGACAGCGTGCCGCGGCGGACGTTCCTGACCTCTCGAGGGCGCAGAAACGACTGCTTCACCGTGACGTCTCGCGGATCGCCGCCCGAACGCGCGAGTTTCTCCCGAACGAGTACATCGTCGATTCCGACGTCTCGACGAGCCTGACTGGCCCACAGGTCACCGTTGCGGTCCGTCCCCCGGTCGGCCACCCGGTCAGCGCCGGCTTCACGCCTGACCTGGAGGACGCGGCCACGGAGGAGGTCATCACCGCCGACGAACGCGACGAAGTCGCCCGGGGGCTCGCCGCGAGTGCCGCGCTACAGGTGAAACAGGCCGTCAGCGACAACGTCCGGCCGACCGGAAAATAA
- a CDS encoding DUF6276 family protein has translation MACSECGASSILLSVPDEYREYAPSEAPTVTFCPRCLSLEPAPRSDSTATGDDAPDVFPGEDGAAAENPDFTRVSDAFPRRPERAVPLALAIGLCSSLATNRTAIELLLREVERLGADPLLVLDRLGDDPSVEPAIDLERRRHQLEQLLY, from the coding sequence ATGGCCTGTTCCGAGTGCGGCGCGTCGAGTATTCTCCTTTCGGTTCCCGACGAGTACCGCGAGTACGCGCCGTCGGAGGCCCCAACGGTAACCTTCTGTCCGCGCTGTCTGAGCCTCGAGCCGGCCCCGCGTTCGGACTCGACCGCGACTGGAGACGATGCGCCGGACGTGTTCCCGGGCGAGGACGGGGCCGCGGCCGAAAATCCCGACTTTACGCGGGTCAGCGACGCGTTTCCGAGGCGACCCGAGCGTGCGGTTCCGCTGGCGCTCGCGATCGGCCTGTGTTCGTCGCTGGCGACGAATCGGACCGCAATCGAGTTGCTCCTCAGAGAGGTCGAGCGCCTCGGAGCGGACCCGTTGCTCGTTCTCGATCGCCTCGGCGACGATCCTTCGGTCGAACCGGCAATCGACCTCGAACGTCGCCGACACCAACTCGAGCAGTTGCTCTACTGA
- a CDS encoding ABC transporter ATP-binding protein: MPSIQTNGLTKRFGDDTVAVEGLDLTVETGEIFGFLGPNGAGKSTTINMLLDFIRPTDGSARVLGMDAQTEIAAIRERIGVLPEGYEFDEYLTGREYVEWTIETRAADDDPEEILETVGIRGDADRTAASYSTGMQQRLAFGMALVDDPELLILDEPSAGLDPNGIQRMRSIIRDRADDGTTVFFSSHLLSEVEAVCDRVGVMNDGELVAMDTLEGLRTKAGGRSGIELECANRPTAADVEALDGVAEVIVDGTTLTAYCTDSSVKADVVRLVDDRADVLDISVDETSLEELFNRYTSGGRDGRNADESESASREVSA; this comes from the coding sequence ATGCCCTCCATTCAGACGAACGGATTGACGAAGCGATTCGGTGACGACACGGTCGCAGTCGAGGGGCTGGACTTGACCGTCGAAACCGGCGAGATATTCGGGTTTCTCGGTCCCAACGGGGCGGGAAAGTCGACGACGATCAATATGCTGCTCGACTTCATCAGACCGACCGACGGGTCAGCACGGGTCCTCGGGATGGACGCGCAGACGGAAATCGCCGCGATCCGGGAGCGTATCGGCGTGCTACCGGAAGGATACGAGTTCGACGAGTACCTGACCGGACGAGAATACGTCGAGTGGACGATCGAGACCAGAGCGGCCGACGACGATCCGGAGGAGATACTCGAGACCGTCGGCATCCGGGGCGACGCAGACCGAACGGCCGCCAGCTATTCCACGGGAATGCAACAGCGCCTCGCCTTCGGGATGGCCCTGGTCGACGACCCCGAACTCCTCATTCTCGACGAACCATCGGCGGGTCTCGACCCCAACGGTATCCAGCGGATGCGTTCGATCATCCGCGATCGAGCTGACGACGGAACGACCGTGTTCTTTTCGAGTCACCTCCTCTCGGAGGTCGAGGCCGTCTGCGATCGAGTCGGCGTCATGAACGACGGCGAACTCGTCGCGATGGACACGCTCGAGGGGCTTCGGACGAAGGCGGGTGGCCGTTCGGGCATCGAACTCGAATGCGCGAACCGGCCGACGGCAGCCGACGTCGAGGCGTTAGACGGCGTCGCAGAGGTGATCGTCGATGGGACGACCCTAACCGCGTACTGCACCGATTCGTCCGTCAAAGCCGACGTGGTCAGGCTGGTCGACGATCGGGCCGACGTCCTCGACATCTCCGTCGACGAGACGTCGCTCGAGGAACTGTTCAACCGGTATACGAGCGGCGGACGCGACGGACGGAACGCGGACGAATCTGAGAGCGCGTCTCGAGAGGTCTCCGCATGA
- a CDS encoding PH domain-containing protein, with protein MSLPAINDLFGPELLQLAQPLGGPDQLALDAINPEGVFALTPVWGPLAFIGLWACSAVLTGLQYYGHALGRLNDSLVYRRGMISTRSGTVPYEKIQTLRISESVPVRFLGMAKLSVETAGAGGTDNAERHGRELIIPLAHGSRVWRFAHGLFEFEDPAFERPPKRA; from the coding sequence ATAAGTCTCCCGGCTATCAATGATTTATTCGGACCGGAACTTCTTCAACTCGCACAACCCCTCGGCGGGCCGGATCAACTTGCTCTCGATGCAATCAATCCTGAAGGTGTCTTCGCACTGACTCCCGTCTGGGGACCGCTTGCTTTCATCGGGCTCTGGGCATGTAGCGCCGTTCTCACCGGCTTACAATATTACGGCCACGCTCTCGGACGACTGAACGATTCACTCGTCTATAGACGCGGGATGATAAGCACCCGAAGCGGAACGGTTCCATACGAAAAAATACAAACACTCCGAATTTCGGAGTCTGTCCCCGTTAGGTTCCTTGGAATGGCGAAGCTATCAGTAGAAACTGCTGGTGCCGGGGGAACCGACAATGCTGAGCGTCACGGTCGCGAATTAATTATTCCCCTCGCTCACGGGTCACGGGTGTGGCGTTTTGCACACGGTCTATTCGAATTTGAAGACCCAGCGTTCGAACGCCCCCCAAAGCGTGCTTGA
- a CDS encoding halocin C8-like domain-containing protein, which translates to MSLRRDESENSSIDAEHRLAVYDAVDDGSSSDRLSTQSTESDLTKRVVTPEKEIRETMESVENRRGSGQVTIQGVGNGPRDECKWAVPLICQNVCGAAGGFACGFFGIISGGIGGVGCLTIVNVTCAFASTYGCTGSLADSVCEEEVNLC; encoded by the coding sequence ATGTCACTACGAAGAGATGAAAGTGAGAATTCCAGCATCGATGCTGAGCATCGTCTTGCGGTGTACGATGCAGTAGATGATGGTTCATCCTCCGACAGGCTTTCAACACAGTCCACTGAATCCGATCTTACGAAGAGGGTCGTTACTCCTGAGAAAGAAATCCGAGAAACGATGGAATCAGTGGAAAATCGGAGAGGTTCGGGCCAGGTGACTATCCAAGGAGTTGGTAATGGTCCTCGTGACGAGTGCAAGTGGGCAGTTCCTCTCATCTGTCAAAACGTTTGTGGTGCAGCAGGTGGGTTCGCCTGCGGTTTCTTCGGTATTATTAGTGGCGGCATAGGAGGTGTCGGGTGCCTCACCATCGTGAACGTAACCTGCGCATTTGCATCAACGTACGGCTGCACTGGATCGCTCGCTGATAGTGTGTGTGAAGAGGAAGTAAATCTCTGCTGA
- the pan2 gene encoding proteasome-activating nucleotidase Pan2, producing MSRSPSIPDRPHRDIDPDLPDDERLEALRGHYEDLVDVNEQLTAQLDDAEDRRKRLRENVDRVERENETLKSSSLYIATVEDVLDDDEVIVKQHGNNQEVLTEVSARMVDRVEPGDRVAVNDSFAIQTILNAETDARAQSMEITEKPEVTYADIGGIDEQVREVREAVEQPLAEPELFDEVGIDPPSGVLLYGPPGTGKTMLAKAVANETDATFIKMAGSELVRKFIGEGSRLVRDLFEMAREREPAIIFIDEIDAIATRRTESKTSGDAEVQRTMMQLLSEMDGFEARGEIRIIAATNRFDMLDRAILRPGRFDRLIEVPEPDRDGREQILEIHTRGMSVSGDVDFADLADDTDGYSGADIESLATEAGMFAIRNDRETVTHTDFAEALEKIENDDSSDVISSAGYFYQ from the coding sequence ATGTCTCGAAGCCCGTCTATTCCCGACCGACCTCACCGCGATATCGACCCCGACCTTCCCGACGACGAGCGGCTCGAGGCGCTTCGCGGGCACTACGAGGACCTCGTCGACGTCAACGAACAGCTGACCGCTCAGCTCGACGACGCAGAGGACCGCCGGAAGCGCCTTCGGGAGAACGTCGATCGTGTCGAACGCGAAAACGAGACGCTGAAGAGTTCGTCGCTGTACATCGCCACCGTCGAAGACGTCCTCGACGATGACGAGGTCATCGTCAAACAACACGGCAACAACCAGGAGGTCCTCACCGAGGTTTCCGCCCGGATGGTCGACCGCGTCGAACCCGGCGACCGCGTCGCCGTCAACGATTCCTTCGCTATCCAGACGATACTGAACGCGGAGACCGACGCGCGCGCGCAGTCGATGGAGATCACCGAGAAGCCGGAAGTGACGTACGCGGACATCGGCGGCATCGACGAGCAGGTCAGGGAAGTCCGCGAGGCCGTCGAGCAACCGCTCGCCGAGCCCGAACTGTTCGACGAAGTCGGGATCGATCCGCCGAGCGGCGTTTTGCTCTACGGCCCGCCGGGAACGGGCAAGACGATGCTCGCGAAGGCCGTCGCCAACGAGACGGACGCGACGTTCATCAAGATGGCCGGCTCCGAACTCGTCCGCAAATTCATCGGCGAGGGGTCCCGCCTGGTCCGCGACCTCTTCGAAATGGCCCGCGAACGCGAACCCGCCATCATCTTCATCGACGAGATCGACGCCATCGCCACTCGCCGAACCGAGTCGAAGACCTCCGGTGATGCCGAGGTCCAGCGGACGATGATGCAACTGCTCTCCGAGATGGACGGCTTCGAGGCCCGCGGCGAGATTCGCATCATCGCCGCGACGAACCGCTTCGACATGCTCGACCGCGCGATCCTCCGTCCCGGCCGGTTCGACCGCCTCATCGAAGTCCCCGAACCCGACCGCGACGGCCGCGAACAGATTCTGGAGATCCACACCCGCGGAATGAGCGTCTCCGGGGACGTCGACTTTGCCGACCTCGCGGACGATACCGACGGCTACTCCGGCGCGGACATCGAGAGCCTCGCCACCGAAGCCGGCATGTTCGCCATCCGCAACGACCGCGAGACGGTCACGCATACCGATTTCGCCGAGGCCTTGGAGAAGATCGAAAACGACGACTCGAGCGACGTGATTTCGTCGGCGGGATACTTCTATCAATAG
- a CDS encoding PH domain-containing protein yields MIPEQSDRHTAKRLHIFSAVQLFSKGMLLGLGAPIFVTGLLTILFPMERVAVLLDLSFVLVFIGPIYGIARYLCFKYEDRSHSLVINSGVLARTTREIPYTRVQNIHVQRGAVSRLLGVATVMIETAGETTSEVVLGCISIGEAERLQQTIRDEATESDGASQSPTHLFSLNRSEFLILCLTSFLPGDGLTCHNKSPGYQ; encoded by the coding sequence ATGATTCCTGAACAAAGCGATCGCCATACCGCGAAACGGTTGCACATATTTAGCGCCGTTCAATTATTTTCCAAAGGCATGTTACTTGGACTCGGGGCACCCATCTTTGTAACTGGTCTTTTGACTATTCTGTTTCCAATGGAGCGGGTTGCAGTTTTGCTTGATTTATCGTTCGTTCTCGTCTTCATCGGCCCGATATACGGAATCGCTCGGTACCTCTGTTTCAAATACGAAGATCGGAGCCACTCTCTCGTCATCAATTCCGGTGTTCTCGCCAGAACGACACGAGAAATACCGTATACGCGCGTGCAGAATATTCACGTTCAACGGGGAGCGGTATCCCGTCTTCTCGGAGTTGCAACTGTCATGATTGAGACGGCGGGCGAGACCACGTCAGAAGTCGTCCTCGGATGTATCTCCATCGGAGAGGCGGAACGACTACAGCAGACTATTCGAGACGAAGCCACCGAGAGTGACGGGGCAAGTCAGTCACCAACACATCTATTTTCACTCAATCGATCAGAGTTTCTTATCCTCTGCCTGACGTCATTTTTACCAGGGGACGGTCTTACTTGCCACAATAAGTCTCCCGGCTATCAATGA
- the truA gene encoding tRNA pseudouridine(38-40) synthase TruA yields the protein MTLRAFRIAYDGTDYYGYQRQPDVSTVEDAIFDALRALEVLDSSADKPDGYAAAGRTDAGVSALAQTIALESPDWLTPRALNAELPADVRAWAAADAPDEFHATHHAIRREYTYHLYAPVDAPSDALSGSETVPTPLEDDRFRTACEALSGSHDFHNLTPDDHNTERSPSMAASRDGDYLVVTVSASGFARELVRRLLSLARDIATGEEPLEKIDRVFASEPIPGHEGIEPAPPEPLVLTDVVYPDLEFEIDDAAAASARAVFERRRIDRRTGARVAGQVADGMR from the coding sequence ATGACACTTCGCGCGTTCCGGATCGCCTACGACGGCACGGATTACTACGGCTATCAGCGCCAGCCCGACGTCTCCACCGTCGAGGACGCCATCTTCGACGCCCTCCGTGCGCTCGAAGTCCTGGACTCGAGCGCGGACAAGCCCGACGGATATGCCGCGGCGGGGCGCACCGACGCGGGCGTCTCCGCGCTCGCACAGACCATCGCACTCGAGTCCCCCGACTGGCTCACGCCGCGGGCGCTGAACGCCGAACTTCCCGCCGACGTTCGGGCCTGGGCGGCCGCCGACGCACCCGACGAATTCCACGCGACCCACCACGCGATACGTCGGGAGTACACCTATCACCTCTACGCGCCGGTCGATGCGCCGTCCGACGCGCTGTCGGGGTCCGAAACGGTTCCGACCCCGCTGGAGGACGATCGATTCCGGACCGCCTGCGAGGCGCTGTCGGGGTCCCACGATTTCCACAATCTGACGCCGGACGATCACAACACCGAGCGCTCGCCGTCGATGGCGGCGAGCCGCGACGGCGACTACCTCGTCGTCACCGTCAGCGCCTCCGGCTTCGCCCGAGAACTCGTCCGTCGGCTCCTCTCGCTGGCTCGCGATATCGCCACCGGCGAGGAGCCACTCGAGAAGATAGACCGCGTTTTCGCATCCGAGCCGATCCCCGGCCACGAGGGGATCGAACCCGCCCCGCCGGAGCCGCTCGTGCTGACCGACGTGGTCTATCCGGACCTCGAGTTCGAAATCGACGACGCGGCAGCCGCCAGCGCTCGCGCCGTGTTCGAGCGCCGCCGGATCGACCGGCGAACCGGCGCGCGCGTGGCCGGGCAGGTCGCGGACGGCATGCGGTGA